A stretch of DNA from Henriciella sp. AS95:
AGGGCGCAGAGCTCGCCTCGGTCTGGATCGAGGAAGTGAAAGCCGATGTCGCCTCGGAAGAGGTCAGCCAGGGCGAAGAAGCCGAATACGAAAAGACGCCAAGCAAATATGATCGCTCAGAGCCGCCTTTTGGTGAGCTGCCGCTGATTGAGATGCCGGATGTCTGGACGGCGACCCTTCCAAACGGCGCCCGGGCCTTTGGCGTCGAGAATGATGAGCTGCCGCTTGTCTCTTTCGATATCACATTCGATGCCGGCTCAAGGCTCGACCCGGACGGCAAAGTCGGCGTTGCCAATCTTGTCGCCGAGATGCTGAATGAAGGCACGGCCACGAAAACAGCAGCGGAGCTGGAGCAGGCAATCGGTCTGCTCGGCTCCGGTATCAGCGTCAGCGCCAACACCGACAGCATCACGATCAACGCCACATCACTCGCCCGCAACTTCGAGGAAACGGTGGCGCTCATTGAGGAGATGCTCACCGAACCGCGCTGGGATCCGGAGTACTTTGAGCGAGAGAAGTCAGCCGCCCTCACAACCATCCGTGACCGCCAGGCCAATCCCCAATACATCGCGGCCGGTGCCTTTGCGAAACTGATCTACGGCGAGGACCATCCAAATGGCCGCTTCAGCATCGGCACCGAAGAAAGCGTCGAGACGATAACGCTGGACGATCTTAAATCATCGTTCGGCATGATGCTCGCCACGAATGTTCGGATGCATGTTGCCGGCGCCGTGTCCGAGGACCGGGCGGAAGCTGCCTTCAGCGACATTGCTTCCATTCTGCCAGCAGACAAGATTGCGTTCGAGGAGGCTCTGACGCCGGTGCAGGACAAGCAGGGCGAGGTCTTCTTCATCGATGTGCCGGGCTCGAAGCAGAGCGTGCTCTATATTGGCCAGCTCACCGTGGCCACGCCCAACCCTGACTTCCTCAAGATCGAATTTGCAAACGAGAAGCTCGGCGGCGGTATTTCGGGCGACCTCGCCCAGGTGCTTCGCATCGAGAAGGGCTACACCTACGGCGCCTATTCCTACCTCCAGAATGGACTGGTTCCTGAGCCGATCATCGTGTCCACGAGTGTGCGCGCAAACGCGACCCAGGCGTCGCTCGATGTCATTGAAGACATGCTGGAAGCCTACGGGCCGGAGTTTGACGACGCTGCCGTTGAGCTCACGCGCCAGAAGCTCGTCAAGCAGGACACGCTTGCCTATGAGAGCCTGAACGCAAAACGCGATATGCTTGGCGAAATCTCCAAGTACGGCAAGAGTCTGAGCTTCGTCGAAGACGAGCAGCAACAGCTCCTCTCCATGCCGCTCGAAGAGTATAAGCGGGTCATCGCCGAGTATCTCGAAGCGCCGGGGATGACCTGGGTCGTTGTCGGCGACGGGGAGACACAATTGCAGCCGGTCACCGACTTCGCCGAAGGCAACGTCACTGTTCTCGATATTCACGGCGATCCGGTCGACGGCGAAACGAAATAGGGCAGTCAGATACTTGCCAACCGGGCTGCGGCAGTCTCACGCATTGAGTTTGACGCGCCCGTGCGCCAGGTCTGGGGCTCGGCTGGAGGCCGCAATCATGGCCAACTCTAATGAGCAAACCAGCATCGCCACTGCGCTCGTGCGCGGGATCAGGAAGCGGTGTCCGCGCTGCGGCGAAGGCCAGCTCTTCTCCGGTTATCTCCGTCAGACGCCATCCTGTTCGAGTTGCGGCCTGAAGACTGGCGACATTCGCGCCGACGACGGACCGCCCTGGCTGACACTGCTCATCGTCGGCCATTTCCTCGCGCCGCTCATGGCGATCACCTTCATGACAGACGCGCTGCCATTATGGCTGAGCACCGCCGGTATGGTGATCTTTGCGATCGGGCTTTGCCTCACCGTGTTGCCAAGGGCCAAGGGCGCCTTCATCGCTGCGATCTGGAAGCTCGACGCGCAGAACTCCGTCGATATTACCGAAGAAGCCTAGTCCTCAAAGCCCAGGAATGTTGCCGCTTCGTCAACCGATTTGCGCGTCGAAACGACGGCATTCGCGGGGAAGCGATCATCCGGCCAGCCAATCGCGATACAGGTCTGGATGACCTGATCGTCCGGGATCTGCGCATGTTCGCGCACGACCGGGCTCTGCATGATGCCTTGCGAATTGATCACGCAGCCAAGCCCCTTCGACCAGGCCGTGTTCACAATGCAATTGACGACGCCGCCACAATCGAATGGCGGAATGTCGCCGCCCGCCAGCGCCTTGTCATAGGTGACGACGATACAGGCCGGCGCGTCGAACTGGCGGAAGCCGCGCAGCACCCAGTCCATCCGCTTTTCCTTGTCATGGCGCTCGATGCCCATCGCCTTGAAGAGTTGCACCGCAATGCCGACCTGACGTTCGCGATGAACCCCGTCATAGGCAGGCCCGGTGCGAAACTCGCGGCTGTCTGGGACGCCCGCAACATTGCGCTCGACATTGCCCTTGCGGATCTTGTCCAGCACCTCGCCAGTGCACACGAAGAAGTTCCAGGGCTGGGAATTGAGCGAGGTCGGCGCGCGCATCGCGATTTCCAGGATTTCGCGGATCAGCGCCTTCGGGACAGGCTTGTCGAGATAGCCCCGAATGCTCCGCCGCCCGCGTACGACCTCTTCATAGTCCATCCCGATTGTCTCCCGGTCATTTTTCTGTTTGGCGCAAGCTAGTGCGGTTCCGCAACGGTAGTCAAAGCTCTTGATGACATCATCCAAATCGGCTTCTAAACTGTTCTGGTCATTGCAGAATCCGGAAGGTGGGGCGGGGTATGAAGAAGCAGTTTGCAGCGGGTCTGGCCGTGTCTGGGATTCTGGGGATCGCCGCGCCGGCGACCGCGCAGCAGCAGGATCCAATCCTTACCATGTTCACCGTCAGCACGTACGGCCTCGCCGTCGATGAGCGGTGCCAGGTGTTCGACCATATCCAGTACGAAACAGCCAAGCACCTTCAACTCGTCATGAGAACGGCCCTGAAGGACCGGGCGGGTGAGGCTGCCGTCAGCGCTGAAGAAGAGCGGCTGTCTGAGCTCGCCGCCGAAAACTGGACAGGCTGCCTGGCGCGGGAGTCCAATGCGTCCGAATGGCAAAACATCGATTCCGCCCGCTTCTATGTTGACGCCTTGATCGCGGCCCCCGGCGCCATGGATGCGTCGGTTGAGTCTTGTGCGCTCACCCGCGATGGCAAACCAATCCAGCGTTCCACAATGAGTGAAGCCAAGGCGATCGCCGATGCGCGCTATGCCGGAAAGCCAACTGAGACCGACTATACCAACACTGTCACAGCCTTTGCGTCCCAGATGACAAAACAATGCATTGGCCAGGTGTTCTCCAGTGATCTCATCGGGCCGAAAACGCTGCAGGACCGCCAGGCCCTGAAGATGGAAGACGGCCCAAACAGCGTGCAGATCTACGGCGACTGGACGGCTTATAAATTCTTCAGCTTCGAGAGCCTTTCCGAGTTTGGGGTATCAGCCTATCGCACACCGGATCGGACCAGCGGACCACTCGTCGGCATCAGTCTCAAGGAGACCGGTTCCTACGATACTGTAGGCGTTCTGTATGTGATGGCTGATGGCTCGCTGGAGGCTGTTATGCAGCACGAGCCCACCGGTCTGCAAATTCGGGACGAGGCCGGGAATGGCTACACCCTGCAGCCGGTTGGGCAGGTGTCTGAAGGTCCTCATGCCGGCCGTTTCAAATTCGTGCTGGACGCTGCCACGGCTGAGATGTTGATGGCGAACGCGAACGAGACAACCATTTCAATTCACGCCACCACGCCAGACGGCGAACCGGCGCACCAGTACCCCAGCTACAATGGGTTTCCGGGTAAGCTTCCTCTCTCGCGGCTAAAAGATGCGATTGCATGGGCGAGTGTCCCCATCGCGCCGGATCTCTGATTTCCGACCTGTGCGCCTCTGTCTCACTTCCTTCGAGGACCAGTCATCCCGATGTTTCGGGCATGTACGAAGATCCGATAAAACGTGGACTGAAGGGGCGTTGCGCGCGCTGCGGCGAAGGCAAGCTGTTTCGGTCTTACCTGAAATTTCATGACGAGTGTCCCGCCTGTGAGCAGGACTTTGGCGTCGCCGACACGGCAGATGGCCCGGCCTTCTTTGTCGGCTTCCTGGTCCTGATCCTGTTCGCGCCGTTCTACTTCATTCTGCCGATCGTCGACGTGGGACTTGTGACCAAGGTCCTTCTCTGGATCGTGTTGCTATCGACGATGTTTGGACTGGTTCTGGCGCTGCTGCCGCTGTTCAAGGGTGTCCTGTTCAATCTTCAGCTGCGACACCGGGCTGAAGAAGCCAAATGGGAAAGCACCGGCCGCCACGGCACGCCCCCGAATAAACGGAAAAACTGAAGCTGCCCTGTCGGTCGCCTCGAATAGATTGGTTGGGATAGAGTAGGTCTATAGTCAAGCCAAGAGATTTCGATTGGTTCTATAGGTTTGCCTGGGTTATAAAAAGCCCAATACCCCATTCCCCCACGTCTATTTCACAGGAGAAATTATGGCTGACGACATGAAATGCCCGTTTTCAGGCGACACGGAGCGCCACTGGCTATTCCGCGGACCCCGCAACAAGGATTGGTGGCCAAAACTCCTTAACCTGGACATCCTGCACAAGAACCATCCGGCAGGTGACCCGATGGATGACGGGTTCGACTATGCCGAAGCCTTTTCCAAACTCGATCTTAAAGCCGTCAAAGCTGACATCGCCGAGGTCCTGAACACCTCTGTGGATTGGTGGCCGGCTGATTATGGCCACTACGGCCCATTCATGATCCGCATGGCATGGCACTCTGCTGGTACCTATCGCATCAGCGATGGCCGCGGCGGTGCAGGCTCCGGCCAGCAGCGTTTTGCGCCCCTCAATTCCTGGCCAGACAATGCCAACCTCGACAAGGCCCGCCGCCTCCTGTGGCCGGTCAAGCAGAAGTATGGCAACGCCCTGTCCTGGGCTGACCTGATCATCCTCGCCGGCAATGTCGCGCTTGAGGATATGGGCTTCAAGACCTTCGGTTTTGCAGGCGGCCGTCCGGACGTCTGGGAACCGGAAGAAGTCTACTGGGGCTCTGAAGCTGAATGGCTCGCCACCAGCGACAAGCCGAACAGCCGCTATTCCGAAGGCCGCGCCCTGGAGAACCCGCTGGCAGCTGTCCAGATGGGGCTCATCTATGTGAACCCGGAAGGCCCTGACGGTAATCCCGATCCGCTCGCCTCCGGCCAGGACATCCGTGAGACCTTTGCCCGCATGGCCATGAATGACGAAGAAACCGTCGCGCTCACCGCAGGCGGCCATACCTTCGGCAAGTGCCACGGCGCAGGCGATGCAAGCCTCGTCGGCGCAGATCCGGAAGGCTCCGACATCGCGGCGCAAGGCATCGGTTGGGCCAGCACGTTCAACTCTGGCATCGGTGATGACACGATCACCTCCGGTATCGAAGGCGCCTGGACGCCAACCCCGACCAAATGGGACATGAGCTACTTCGACATGCTGTTCGGCTATGACTATGAGCTCACAAAGAGCCCGGCCGGAGCCTTTCAGTGGCAGCCGAAGGACGTCAAGGAAGAGGACATGGCGCCGAAAGCCCATGATCCGTCCCAGAAGCAGATCACGATCATGACGACCGCGGACATGGCGATGCGCATGGATCCGGAATACGAGAAGATCTCCCGTGACTACCACGCCAATCCGGACAAGTTTGCCGACGCGTTTGCGCGCGCCTGGTTCAAACTTACGCACCGCGATATGGGGCCGAAATCCCGCTATGTTGGTCCGGAAGTCCCGCAAGAGGATTTGATCTGGCAGGATCCGGTGCCGGCAGTGGATCACCCACTGATCGGCGATGCTGAGATCAGGGAACTGAAAACCAAGGTCCTTGAGACCGGTCTTTCAGTGTCTGAACTCATCTCAACGGCTTGGGCATCTGCGGCGTCTTTCCGAGGCTCCGACAAGCGCGGCGGCGCGAATGGTGCCCGTATCCGCCTGGCGCCGATGAATGACTGGGAAGTCAACAACCCGGCTCAACTTCAGAAAGTGCTCGGCAAGCTGGAAGAGATCAAATCGTCTTACGGCAAGCCGGTTTCGATGGCTGACCTCATCGTCCTGGCCGGTTGTGCAGGCGTCGAAAAGGCCGCCAGGGATGCGGGTTATGACGTGACCGTTCCGTTCACGCCGGGCCGCACCGACGCGACCGCCGAGATGACGGATGTTGAGTCCTTCGAACCGCTGCGCCCCCGTGCTGAAGCCTTCCGCAACTATGTTGAAGGCTCACACGTCACCGCACCGACCGAAGAGATCATGATCGACCGGGCCAATCTGCTGAAGCTCTCAGCGCCGGAAATGACGGTCCTGATTGGCGGCCTTCGCGTTCTTGGCAACAATTACGCTGGCACCAGGCACGGCGTGTTCACCCAGCGTCCAGGCCAGCTGACGAATGACTTCTTCGTCAACCTGCTCGACATGAACACGGCCTGGCAGCCAACGGACGATAGCGGAATGCTGTTTGAAGGCCACGACCGCGCGTCGGGCGACCTGAAATGGACCGCCACCCGCGTTGACCTGGTCTTCGGCTCCAACTCGCAACTTCGTGCGATTTCGGAAGTCTATGCCCAGTCCGACAATGGCGAGAAGTTCGTGAAAGACTTCGTAAAAGCCTGGGACAAGGTCATGATGCTTGACCGCTACGACGTGAAATAGAGTCTAGCTGACCAGAAATGGTCTTCTTCGATGGCGGCGTTTCGGATGTCCGGGACGCCGTTTTCGCATCTTTAACGGCTGTCGTTCGCATTGACCTGAAATCGGCCTGTAATCGGCCCGGTATCGGCCTAAAATCGGCCTGCCGAAATTCGGGGAAATGAGCTCAGGCGACAGGCGGAAAAAATCGAAAACGTCGCTCATTTTCGAAGCGGCCGATCAGACGCTCTTCTCGCGCGCCAAGTCCGATATTGTGGATCACATAAGGCTCGCCCCAGCTCATCTTCCTGTCGGATATGATTGCGATATGAGGCAGGGATCGATCGACGCGGCAGGTCAGCAGGTCACCCGGCTGCCAGTCATCCGCCGGCAGCTCCACTGCGTTGCGAACAAGCCAGGTTTCAAGGTTTGGCACCCGCCGGTGATCGATGTTGCGGTCAGTGCGCGACAGGCCCCAGCTTGTTGGATATTTGTTGAAGTTGGCGCGCATGTCTTCATGGATGGATTTCTGAAAATCGTAACCGAACGCATCGCGATAAGCGCGAATTACGACATCAATGCACACGCCCGATTCGCGCGGAACATCCCCGCCGGGGTAGTCGAGCCGCACATAGGCCGGGTCATAATCGATCGTTACCCCAATCTGTCGCCGCGCCGCCGCAACCAGTTGAGTTGATTGAGGAAAAGCCCTCCAGCCGGTATTGTTGGCTGCCAATGGAAGCGCGCCCAGACTGGCCATAAATGCTCTCCTCGTCCTCATGGGAATCGAGATTGGCCAGAGGTTGCGGCGCGAATGCGGCGCAGATCGGGCTTTTTAAAACCCTTTCAGTTCTGCGACCTCCGATAACTCAGCGCGCTCAGCCCGAAGCGAGTTCACCGGATGGTCGGGATCGGGATAGCCAAGCGCCATGCCGCAATAGAGCATCTCGGTCTCGCCGAGGCTGAAATGCTGCTTCAGCGTCGGACGAAGCATGGCCCAGCATTCCTGGAAGCAGGTGCCCCAACCGCGCTCTTCGGCCAGCAGGGCGAGCGTCTGCATATACATGCCGGTATGGGCCCACTGACCGTGGCCCATCCGCTCGTCGATCACGAAGAACACCCCGACAGGGGCATCGAAGAAGCGGAAGTTGCGGGCGAACCATTGTCGGCGCGCTGGTTTGTCTTCGCGCGGAATGCCGAGCGTTTCGTACATCATCTCGCCAACCTTGCGGCGGCGTGCTTCGTGCGGCTCCCAAAGATCCTTCGGATAAATCAGCCGGTCCGTTGGTTCGCCGCGAGGATTGTCAGCCAGCGCTTTCTGACAGGTTTCGATCACATCCTGCATCGCGTCACCGGTCACCACGATGACCCGCCAGGGCTGTGTGTTGCCGCCCGATGGGGCACGCTGGGCTGCGGTCAGCCAGTCGCGAATGTCAGCTTCGGGAATCGGTTTGTCGAGAAAGGCGCGCGTCGAGATACGCTGATCAACAGCTTGCGATACATCCATCTGAAGTCTCCCCTGAATTCGCGACTCAAATAGGTGCGCGACGTTGGGGAAGGGAAGGGCGCGCAGCGGAAAATTCTGCGCAGGCAAGCCGCAGTGCCGAGACATCCAGGCCGTGCTAGTGAGCCATGTCCATGCGCAAGCCAAAAATCCTCACGACGATCAGGGAATATTCCTGGTCAATCTTTCTCGCCGACCTGATGGCCGGTCTGACGGTCGCCCTGGTAGCGCTGCCGCTCAGCCTGGCCATTGCCATTGCGTCTGGCGCTGACCCGGGCAAGGGGCTGGTCACCGCGATCGTCGCGGGCTTCTTCATTTCATTGCTTGGTGGATCCCGCGTCCAGATCGGCGGACCGACGGGCGCCTTCATTGTCGTCGTCTTCGGTGTGATTGCGGAGCACGGCTATGATGGCCTTGTCCTGGCGACCTTCATGGCGGGGCTGATCCTGCTGGTGGCCGGGTGGCTCAGGGCGGGGCGGCTTATCGCCTTCATCCCGGAAGCGGTCGTCAATGGCTTTACCATCGGTATCGCCATCATCATCGCGGCGAGCCAGATCAGCGACTTTTTTGGCCTCACCGTGTCCCATATGCCGGCGGACTTCCTTGAAAAACTTCCTGTCCTGTGGGACGCGCGTGAGACGATGAATCTCGCCGCGCTCGGTATCGCGCTGGTGACGCTTGTCCTGATCATCGGCCTGCGCAGGCTCGCGCCGAAATATCCCGGCCTTGTCGTTGCTGTTGGCGTCGGCTCGGCGGCTGTGGCGCTGATGAATCTTCCGGTCGATACGCTCTTCTCGCGGTTTGGCGCGCTGCCAAACCAATTGCCGATGCCGCAGCTGCCGGACATCAGCTGGGACCGGCTGGTGGAGCTTCTGCCATCAGCGATCATCATCGCATTCCTCGCCGGTGTGGAGTCGCTCCTCTCCGCCATGGTCGCTGACCGGATGATTGGCGGCCATCACCGCCCGAACGCCGAGCTGACCGCGCAGGGGGCCGCGAACATCGCCTCATCGCTCTTCGGCGGCCTTCCGGCCACAGGCGCAATCGCCCGCACCGCAACTAATGTGCGCGCTGGCGGGAAGACACCCGTCGCAGGGATCGTTCACGCGCTGGTGATCCTGCTCATCATGGTGGCGGCCGCGCCACTTGCCGGCTACCTCGCTTTGCCGGCGCTGGCAGCCCTGCTAGTGATGACGGCCTGGAATATGACTGAACCGCACAAATGGAATGAATACGCCAGGGCGCGAAAGAGCGATCTGGCGCTCCTACTCCTGACCATGGTGTTGACGGTTCTTGTCGACTTGACGGTTGCCATTGGTGTCGGCGTGGCCGTCGGACTCGCCCTGCGACTCAGCCGCCGTGACACGGATGAGAGCGATTGGAGGACGCCGGAACGCTAGAGCGAAGCCCTCATACACGAGCGGCAGCCAGTCATACTGGTCGGATTTTGATTGACCATGAGCTAACACATTAGTAGTAAGTGAGCGCTCACATTGAGGAAGGGCTATGACCCTGAAGACCAGGAAATCGGGTTTGTCTACAACAGGCATTCTCGCGACGTTTTTAGGACCGACCGTGTTGTTTGTAACAGGAGGCCTCATCGTTGTTCTGGGATGTTGTAACGGAGGTATGAGTTATGTGGCCGATCAGCTTGGCTATTTGCTCTGGCTGCCATTCTCACTCTTTTTTGGTGGTTGGATTATTGCGGCAGTAAGTTTGGCGTTCGTCAGCACATCAACAACCAGGCTCATTGGAACATGTACAAATTGCCTTACGATTGCCGCTCTGGCTGCGCTTGCGTACGTGCTATCGCAAACGTAACTTAGGCAAAATTGGCCTAGAGCGAAAAGCTCGTCCCGCAGCCGCACGCGGCCGTTGCATTCGGATTGTTGATCTTGAAGGCCGCGCCGATCAGCTCGGTCGAGAAGTCGATTTCCGAGCCGCGCATGAACTCCATGCTCATCTCGTCTATCAGCACCTGCGCGCCGTCACGTTCGACCACAATGTCGTCCTCATTGCGGGTATCCTCAAGATCGAACTTGTAGGAGAAGCCGGAGCAGCCGCCGCCTTCAACGGAGACGCGAAGGAAGTCTTTGTCAGACTGTTTCGCCAGAATCGTTTTAATGCGCTGGGCAGCTGAGGAAGAGAGAGTGACGTCGGTCATGTCGAACAAGATAGGAAAGCCTGCGCTCCCTGAAAAGAGAGCCGTGTTTGCGACGCTGTGGGAAAACTCTCGCGGCCGGTTCCATGATGAGGCGGAATCTGCAACGCGTACGCCGTTTCAGCGGGATCGCGACCGGATCATTCATTCCTCCGGATTTCGTCGTTTGAAGCAGAAAACGCAGGTTTTTGTGGCCCATGAGGGCGACCATTACCGCACGCGGCTCACCCATTCGCTGGAAGTGGCCCAGATCGCGCGGTCGGTCGCTCGTCGTCTCGGGGTGGACGAAGACCTCGCCGAAGCCATGGCGCTTGCGCATGATCTGGGGCATCCGCCCTTTGGTCATGCAGGCGAGGACCAGCTCGATGAGAGCATGCACGACTATGAAGGCTTTGATCACAATGCGCAGACGCTCCGCGTGGTGACCCGGCTTGAGCAAAGATATCCGACGTTTGATGGCCTGAACCTCACCTGGGAAATGCTGGAAGGACTGGTGAAGCATAACGGGCCGCTGGTGACGGCGGATAATCCGATTTCTTCCCTGCCAGCCGCCTTCAGGGACTTTCCGTATCTGGAAAAACTTGAGCTGGATCAATTCGCCGGTCCTGAGGCGCAAGTTGCTGCGCTGGCCGACGACATCGCCTATAACAATCATGATATCGACGATGGCATCGCCGCGGGTCTTTTCACCATTGATGACATGCTGGGCATACCGCTCGTCGGCGATGTCTTTCGCGGCGTGCGCTTGGAACACCCGGTGCTCGATACGCAGCGCACGGTCTATGAAGCCGTTCGTCAGCTGATCGGCCTGTGGATTGATGATCTCATCACCGAAACCCAGCGCCGGGTCGAGAAATATCAGCCAGACTCGGCTGCCGCCGTTCGCGCGCTTCCAGAACCGCTGGTTGCCTTTTCCGAAGAATTCGACGCCCAGCAGCGCGCGCTACGCGCTTTCCTCTATGAGCGCATGTACAAGCACTACAAGGTCAACCGGATGCGTAGCCAGGCAAAGCGGGTCCTGAAGGAGCTGTTCGACCTCTTCTTGCAGGAACCAGACATCCTACCGCCGCCGCTGCGACAGGATGCCGAGCAGGCGCCCAAAGAGCGCCGTGCCCGTCTTGTCTGCGACTACATCGCTGGAATGACTGACAATTATGCGATCGACCTGCATCGCAAGGTCTTCAACCTGGAAAGCATGATCTGAGGGGTAGGCGCCTGTCTTCGGTCCGATTCAACGATCGTTAACGAAACGCGCCTTAATCTTAACCAAAGACCATTTCATCAAGGGGCTGATGACCAGAATGAGCAATCGCAACCGAGATTATGATGCGGCGCCGTACGAAGAAGAATATCGCGGCTTCGATATCCGAGATGATGATTCCGCGCGTGGACCGCTGATCCTGTCGCTCGCTATTGGCGTGTTGATCGTGTTCGGCGCTGTCGTCTGGAATACTTATCGTCAGGGCGTGCGCCCGACCGACGGGGCGTTGCCCATGGTCGTCGCCGAGGCCCAGCCTTACAAACGCCTGCCTGATGACAAGGGCGGCATCCAGATCGATGATCTTGACCGGCGTCTTTATGATGCCATGGATGGCTCAACGCGCCGGCCGGAGCCGACTCAAGTCGTCAGCCGCACGGATGGCTATCTTCGCGGTGGACCGCCGATGGACTTGCGCCCATCAGGTGAAGCTGAAAGTAGCCAGGTCGAGACGCCGTCAGAGCCTATTGTCCAGGCAGAGGACTTGCCGACGATCGAGCCGGTTGCTGTCGAAACCCCCGCTGCAACCGAACCGGAAATCGAGCAGGCCCCTGAGCCAGGCTACCGCTTTGCATTTACGCCGGGCGGCGAGTATCTGGTCCAGATATCGGCGCTGCGCAGCGAAGAGGCCGCCAGCGAAGCCTGGACAAAAGCCCGCCGCAATAACCCGGACATATTCGACGGCGCCAAGATGTCGATTGAAAGAGCAGATCTTGGTGCCAAGGGCGTTTTTTATCGCCTTCGTGCCGGCGCTTTCGGCTCGCGTGATACCGCATCAGAGTTTTGTGATGCGCTGAAGCAGAACGGCGGTGACTGTATCGTTGTTCGCGGAACGGCGTGACGAATAAGGCCTGCATCCTCAGCGTGGCGGGGCCGAACCTGCTGCGCGACGAAGCGGCCTTGCTTGCCGAGCACAAGCCTTGGGGCGTCATCCTGATGGGCCGCTCCTGCCTGTCGAAACAACAGGTCACGCAGCTGGTTCAGGATATCTGGGAAGCTGTTGGCAAACAGATATTCATCTTTATTGATCAGGAAGGTGGCCGCGTTGCGCGCCTGAAAGCACCAGAATGGCCCGTATTCCCAGCAGGCCGAGTGTACGGTGATCTCTACGATATTGACCGCGACAAGGGCCTTGAAGCCGCATGGCTCGGCCATCGGCTGATGGCGCATGAGCTTGCCAGCATGGGTATCCACGCCGATTGTGCGCCTGTGTGTGACCTGCCTCAGCCCGGCGCACATGACGTTATCGGCGACCGCGCTTTTGGTGCTCAGCCAGAGAAGGTCGGCGCGCTGGCGAAGGCCGCGCTGAAAGGGCTTCAGGACGGGTGGGTCGCTGGAGTGATCAAGCACATGCCAGGGCACGGTCGCTCCATGTCGGACAGTCACATGGAGCTGCCGCGCGTCATGGCAGGTGACAATGAACTGGCCTCGGACTTCGCTGCATTTGAGCAGGTGAAAGACGCGCCAATGGCGATGACAGCGCACATTGCATATGACCAATTTGACGCCACATCGCCTGCCACGCTTTCGAAACCTGTGATTCAGGACGTCATTCGCGGGCGAATCGGGTTTGATGGTCTCCTGATGACGGATGATCTCGGCATGAATGCCCTGGGGGGCTCGCTCACAGATCGCGCTAAAGCTGCCATGGCGGCGGGCTGCGATGTGCTGCTGCATTGCTCTGGTTTTTTGAAAGAGCCAGCGGATATTCTTGCCGAAATGACAGAGGTCGCAGAGGCCGCACCACCGCTTGAGGGCAAGTCGCTTGATCGAGCGGAAAGCGCCGAAGCGGCCACGCAATGCGGATCAGAGTTTGACGTCAAAGCCGG
This window harbors:
- a CDS encoding pitrilysin family protein, whose protein sequence is MRLTAATALGVIMILGGCAATTQSSPDEGASLKPADIASDQAPEETADFDLEYEKFTLENGLEVILHVDRSDPIVAFSTVVHVGSNREKEGRTGFAHFFEHMAFNDSENVPRGWNRKAIPDWGGQRNGGTWSDGTIYYEVVPKDAFDKILWIDSDRLGYMLNTVTRAALEREKQVVKNEKRQRVDNAPYGYTQEVIRAALYPEDHPYNWTVIGQLPDLQAATLDDLKEFYNQYYGAGNATLSIVGDIDIAETKAKVERWFGEIRRGPDVEPAAPQPVTLAETKSLYFEDNFAKLPELRLTFPTVESYNEDEQALNVLARIIAGTKNSPLYKEIVEEQQLAPDVSAYNNSMELAGEFVFRVRAKAGTDLDAVKSALDAALADFEANGVDETDLKRIKAEQETILYNNLSTVLGKANQMSSDNEFAGDPAYAIKQAELLRAVTADDVMAAYETYIKGKPSVITSFVPQGETALALEGAELASVWIEEVKADVASEEVSQGEEAEYEKTPSKYDRSEPPFGELPLIEMPDVWTATLPNGARAFGVENDELPLVSFDITFDAGSRLDPDGKVGVANLVAEMLNEGTATKTAAELEQAIGLLGSGISVSANTDSITINATSLARNFEETVALIEEMLTEPRWDPEYFEREKSAALTTIRDRQANPQYIAAGAFAKLIYGEDHPNGRFSIGTEESVETITLDDLKSSFGMMLATNVRMHVAGAVSEDRAEAAFSDIASILPADKIAFEEALTPVQDKQGEVFFIDVPGSKQSVLYIGQLTVATPNPDFLKIEFANEKLGGGISGDLAQVLRIEKGYTYGAYSYLQNGLVPEPIIVSTSVRANATQASLDVIEDMLEAYGPEFDDAAVELTRQKLVKQDTLAYESLNAKRDMLGEISKYGKSLSFVEDEQQQLLSMPLEEYKRVIAEYLEAPGMTWVVVGDGETQLQPVTDFAEGNVTVLDIHGDPVDGETK
- a CDS encoding DUF983 domain-containing protein; its protein translation is MANSNEQTSIATALVRGIRKRCPRCGEGQLFSGYLRQTPSCSSCGLKTGDIRADDGPPWLTLLIVGHFLAPLMAITFMTDALPLWLSTAGMVIFAIGLCLTVLPRAKGAFIAAIWKLDAQNSVDITEEA
- a CDS encoding nitroreductase, translated to MDYEEVVRGRRSIRGYLDKPVPKALIREILEIAMRAPTSLNSQPWNFFVCTGEVLDKIRKGNVERNVAGVPDSREFRTGPAYDGVHRERQVGIAVQLFKAMGIERHDKEKRMDWVLRGFRQFDAPACIVVTYDKALAGGDIPPFDCGGVVNCIVNTAWSKGLGCVINSQGIMQSPVVREHAQIPDDQVIQTCIAIGWPDDRFPANAVVSTRKSVDEAATFLGFED
- a CDS encoding DUF983 domain-containing protein; translated protein: MYEDPIKRGLKGRCARCGEGKLFRSYLKFHDECPACEQDFGVADTADGPAFFVGFLVLILFAPFYFILPIVDVGLVTKVLLWIVLLSTMFGLVLALLPLFKGVLFNLQLRHRAEEAKWESTGRHGTPPNKRKN
- the katG gene encoding catalase/peroxidase HPI; translated protein: MADDMKCPFSGDTERHWLFRGPRNKDWWPKLLNLDILHKNHPAGDPMDDGFDYAEAFSKLDLKAVKADIAEVLNTSVDWWPADYGHYGPFMIRMAWHSAGTYRISDGRGGAGSGQQRFAPLNSWPDNANLDKARRLLWPVKQKYGNALSWADLIILAGNVALEDMGFKTFGFAGGRPDVWEPEEVYWGSEAEWLATSDKPNSRYSEGRALENPLAAVQMGLIYVNPEGPDGNPDPLASGQDIRETFARMAMNDEETVALTAGGHTFGKCHGAGDASLVGADPEGSDIAAQGIGWASTFNSGIGDDTITSGIEGAWTPTPTKWDMSYFDMLFGYDYELTKSPAGAFQWQPKDVKEEDMAPKAHDPSQKQITIMTTADMAMRMDPEYEKISRDYHANPDKFADAFARAWFKLTHRDMGPKSRYVGPEVPQEDLIWQDPVPAVDHPLIGDAEIRELKTKVLETGLSVSELISTAWASAASFRGSDKRGGANGARIRLAPMNDWEVNNPAQLQKVLGKLEEIKSSYGKPVSMADLIVLAGCAGVEKAARDAGYDVTVPFTPGRTDATAEMTDVESFEPLRPRAEAFRNYVEGSHVTAPTEEIMIDRANLLKLSAPEMTVLIGGLRVLGNNYAGTRHGVFTQRPGQLTNDFFVNLLDMNTAWQPTDDSGMLFEGHDRASGDLKWTATRVDLVFGSNSQLRAISEVYAQSDNGEKFVKDFVKAWDKVMMLDRYDVK
- a CDS encoding DUF1287 domain-containing protein produces the protein MASLGALPLAANNTGWRAFPQSTQLVAAARRQIGVTIDYDPAYVRLDYPGGDVPRESGVCIDVVIRAYRDAFGYDFQKSIHEDMRANFNKYPTSWGLSRTDRNIDHRRVPNLETWLVRNAVELPADDWQPGDLLTCRVDRSLPHIAIISDRKMSWGEPYVIHNIGLGAREERLIGRFENERRFRFFPPVA